Part of the Leucobacter insecticola genome is shown below.
GCCTCGGCCTTCGCACCAGTCGCCCAAATGAGTTGATGAGGCCTGCAACATGCCCTGCAAAGCGATGCAGTGCTCTACGTCTGCGAATCAAGACCACGGCACCGACCACCGACAGCACGGCAAGAACGCCGATTCCAACGGCGGTCCACACGATCGCCGCTTCGCTCTGTCCACTGACGATAAGCCAGACGGTGGCCGCGCCTACGACCAGAGCGAAGGAGATGAAAGTGACCGCGAAGCGAGCGATCTGCGCCAGGGTTCCTTTGCTGGGCGAAACACCCAGTGTGCTGAGTTTCCAGCTCGCGTAGGTGATTCCGGCGGCCCCACCGGAGGGCAGCATATGGTTGGCGAAGTTGAACTCCAAGGACATCCGCATCGCCGCGAACGGATGCATCCCGCGGAGTTCTCCGCGCGCCCGAAGATAGGCGAAGAGCACTTCGCCGGTCACCGCAAAGCTGAGAAGCTGCGTGGGGATCAGAATCATCAGCACCCAGAGATTCGCGTCACGAATACTCTGGAACGCATCGATCATGGTGGGCCATGCCGCCCAGGCGATCGCGGCGACGACGAGTGCCGTGATCATGCTGACCCAAAAACGCAGTGACCTGTGCCAGGGCACGGGTGCAGCTTGGCCGCCTGAACCGATCATCGGGGCGTCTATTGGCTCACGCATCAGGAGTTCCGCGTCGTTCCCGAGGGAGATTCCGAATCGGAGCTGCTGCGGCCGGGCCAGCGTCTCGTGTTCCCGAACTGGTGTCGCGCGAGAGTCATGCCGTCAGTCGCGTAGTAGCGGGCGAGTTTCTCGCGATCAATTGACCGGAACAGTCTTGCTTTGACGAGCATTCGGGGTGAGTAGCGAAGGCGGTGACCCGACTTCAGAAGGGCAATTGTGACATCTACGTCCTCGCTCACATGCTCGTCTCCCATCGCGACGAGATGCCGCGCCGACAGCCAGGCCTCGCGGCGCACTGCGCTGTTGAAGCCGTAAAGCATCGGGGCCACTCCGATGCTGCGCTGGTGCCAAAAGCGGAACCCGCGATACCACCAGGATCCTAAGAAGAGGTTGCCGGGTGAGAGTTCCGCAATTGCGGCGTTGCCGCCTTGTCCGTGAAGTTCGGGATCGGTGAAGTCTTGCCGAATGCGAGCAATCCACTGGGGATTCACGATCGTGTCAGCGTCGATCCTCGCGATGACATCACCGCGTGACGCGTCGAAGCCTGCCTGTCGGGCATAGGTGATGCCCTGCCGAGGCTCCGTGATGATTCGAACCCTGGGGAACTGAGTAGCAAGACGGATGGTGTCGTCTGTGCAGCCGTTGTCCACGAGAATGATCTCGTCAGGCAAATCAGTCTGCTCAGTGAGCGCCTGTAAACAGCGCGTGATGATCCGTTCTTCGTTGAATGCAGGGATGACGACTGAGATCGTCGGAACGGTTGCGACCCCTGGTGTGGCCTGCGTCTCGTCAGGTTCAGCCATCGACGGGTCCACTCGAGAAGGCGTGTTCAAAACCCTGAGCTATGAGCATGCTGCCCCTTTCCTGAAAGACATGCACGCCACAGGACAAGAGATCGTGAACAGCGACGAGGATGCGTTGCATTCAATCTTATCGCCGCTCTGATGACGTGCGAGGGAGCAGCCACGACTTTTCGAGGTGTAGCTGCCTATACCTTTCCGGTTCTCCGCGGGTGGCTAGCGCCGCGCCTTGCGATAGCTCTCGAGCGCGCGGCCGCCCGCGGCAATCGCCGCAAAGAGCACCGCACCGATGGGCCACACGATCCAGGAGTCACCCCAGGCGTTCCCGATAAAGCTCCAGGCCAGATAGATCAGGGTGAGGAAGGGCCAGTAGAACGCGGCGATCACTCCAACGAATCCCTGACTGCCATCTCCATTGGCCCGGTCCCCGCGCGCATTCTTTCCCTTGCCCAGTTGCTCGGCTACCGAGTGCGCCCACGTCTGCGGCAGCAGGATCCCGAGCCCGGTCGCAACGAACACCAATACCAGCGCGGCGCCAACGCTGCTCCAGAGGCCCGCCGTCGGGCCACCGTCCAGGATCATCGAGAAGGCGATGAGCGGGATCGGGGCCAGAATCCACAGGCTGATCGCAAACTGCAGCGCTCGAATACGCGCGCTCTCTCGCTGTGTCCGCTGCGCCTCCGCCCAACGGGTGACCTCGGGGTTGAGACCGAAGCGGCCGTCCTCAATGCGCCGAAACGGTGCCGTCTCACGCGATATCGACACCATCAGCATCACGCCCGCGGCGACACACAGCAGGAGCAGAAGGAGGCCCGCGAACTGCAGAACCCCTTCTCGGACCGGGAGGAACCCCCGCGCCGCGACCGCATTCAGTACCACCAGCGACACCGGCGACAGCACGAACAGCATCACTCCCGCGGCCAAGCGAAACCGCGTGCGCCGTTTTGCTTCGGAGTACCCCGTTGCCTCGTCGAGCGTGACGGGCGGCTCAAGCGTGCGCGGGGCCGCAGCTGGACCCACGGGCGCGGGGCTCGGATCCAGCTCGGCCGTGATCCCGAGCACCGGCGCGACCTCCTCGAGCTTGCCGAAGTCGCGAATCACCTGACCAACGGCTTCGTTCTCGCTGCGCCCCTCGGCAATGAGGCCCGTGTAGGCGTCCTCCATCATGCCCTGCAGCTCGGCCTTTGCCTCAAGCAGCCGCGGCGTCTGCGGATAGGCGCTAAACATGGTGTCAATGTAGGCAATGATGACGTTCACTGCGGTGCCCCTTCAATAAATCGATCAACAACGGTTTTGGTGTAGCCCCACTCTTCGATCTTCAGAGCAAGGTGGGCGAGGCCCTCGGCGGTGATGCTGTAGTAGGTGCGAGGTTTACCACTGGGCGATACTCCCGGTGAGGAACTCACACACTCGATCGCCTCGAGCCGCTTGACGGCCGAGTAGAGCGTCGTTTGTTTGATGGCGTAGTCATCGCCGCTGATGGCGGTGATGCGCTGTGCGAGCTCGTAGGCGTATGACGGCCCACTGCGAAGAAGCGATAGCACCATGAGATCCACGTAGCCGCGGATGGCGTCTGCTCCGATCACGTCTCACCCTCCTCTTGCATTCAGACTCCCGAATTCGTACTATCGCAAACATACTACGATAGAAGTAGTACGTCAAACGTATCGACTATCGCGATGCAGCGATGGTGACCGCATTCTTGCCTATGCTGGTGTACATGGCGGTGCGGAGACGGGGCAGAAGCGGAGCGGCCGCCCGCGCTGCGGCCGGCATCCTTACGGCAGCGTCACTGCTGGTGGCATGCGCGCCGGCGAACCATTCCGTGAGGCCTGTTGGGGAGTCGACAGCGAGTACGCCGGCACGCACCGATCTCTCGGTATATGCCGCAGCCTCCCTGGAACCCGGTTTTGAGCAGCTTCGCGAAACCTTCGCCGCTACACACCCCGAGATCACCATCACCTTCACCTACGACGGCTCCTCAGTGCTTGCAACCCAGATCGTGAATGGCGCCCCCGCCGACGTGTTCGCGTCTGCCGACGAGGCAACCATGGCTGTGCTCACCCGGGCATCGCTTACCGACGGTGACCCCGTCCGCTTCGCCAGCAGCGAGCTCGTGATCGCGGTAGCGAAGGGCAATCCGCTGGGTATCACCTCGCTTGCGGATCTCGCGAAGCCACTCCCTGCGGACACCCCGCCGACCGTCGTACTGTGCGCACCCGAGGTGCCGTGCGGGGCTGCCGCGCGCACGCTCCTGACACGCAACGAGGTACGCCTCACGCCCGCGAGCGAGGAGCAGAACGTCACCGCGGTCCTCACTCGCGTGCGCAGCGGTGAGGCCGATGCCGGCCTGGTCTACGCTTCCGATGTGCAGCGCGCCGCACGCGAGGTCTCGGGTGTCTCAATTGCTGGATCAGCCGAGGCGGCCGGAAGCTATCTGGCCGTGCCCGTCGCGGGAACACCGCACGCTGCGGCGGCGCGCGCGTTCGTCACGTTTCTGACCTCGCAGGAGGCCCAGGAGCTTCTGACAGACCTCGGGTTCGGAACATCGTGAGTCACACGCACACGCAGACGCCAGTGCCGACCGCCTTCTGGGTGCCCGCAGGCCTTGCCGCGGCGGTACTGATCCTGCCGCTTGTCGCACTGTTCTTGCGAGTCGATTGGGCGGCCGTGCCCGC
Proteins encoded:
- a CDS encoding lysylphosphatidylglycerol synthase transmembrane domain-containing protein — encoded protein: MREPIDAPMIGSGGQAAPVPWHRSLRFWVSMITALVVAAIAWAAWPTMIDAFQSIRDANLWVLMILIPTQLLSFAVTGEVLFAYLRARGELRGMHPFAAMRMSLEFNFANHMLPSGGAAGITYASWKLSTLGVSPSKGTLAQIARFAVTFISFALVVGAATVWLIVSGQSEAAIVWTAVGIGVLAVLSVVGAVVLIRRRRALHRFAGHVAGLINSFGRLVRRPRLVEPAALIRFFDGLHIELRELLARPRALLAPFLWSFLVHAADAGLFWIALAAFNLYVDPALLIVAYGAATVASIIIVTPNGLGAYELVLIGLLVAGGLPNATVVAAIVVARAILLAGTIVFGWAFYQHSIATSARG
- a CDS encoding glycosyltransferase encodes the protein MAEPDETQATPGVATVPTISVVIPAFNEERIITRCLQALTEQTDLPDEIILVDNGCTDDTIRLATQFPRVRIITEPRQGITYARQAGFDASRGDVIARIDADTIVNPQWIARIRQDFTDPELHGQGGNAAIAELSPGNLFLGSWWYRGFRFWHQRSIGVAPMLYGFNSAVRREAWLSARHLVAMGDEHVSEDVDVTIALLKSGHRLRYSPRMLVKARLFRSIDREKLARYYATDGMTLARHQFGNTRRWPGRSSSDSESPSGTTRNS
- a CDS encoding permease prefix domain 1-containing protein translates to MNVIIAYIDTMFSAYPQTPRLLEAKAELQGMMEDAYTGLIAEGRSENEAVGQVIRDFGKLEEVAPVLGITAELDPSPAPVGPAAAPRTLEPPVTLDEATGYSEAKRRTRFRLAAGVMLFVLSPVSLVVLNAVAARGFLPVREGVLQFAGLLLLLLCVAAGVMLMVSISRETAPFRRIEDGRFGLNPEVTRWAEAQRTQRESARIRALQFAISLWILAPIPLIAFSMILDGGPTAGLWSSVGAALVLVFVATGLGILLPQTWAHSVAEQLGKGKNARGDRANGDGSQGFVGVIAAFYWPFLTLIYLAWSFIGNAWGDSWIVWPIGAVLFAAIAAGGRALESYRKARR
- a CDS encoding PadR family transcriptional regulator yields the protein MIGADAIRGYVDLMVLSLLRSGPSYAYELAQRITAISGDDYAIKQTTLYSAVKRLEAIECVSSSPGVSPSGKPRTYYSITAEGLAHLALKIEEWGYTKTVVDRFIEGAPQ
- the modA gene encoding molybdate ABC transporter substrate-binding protein: MAVRRRGRSGAAARAAAGILTAASLLVACAPANHSVRPVGESTASTPARTDLSVYAAASLEPGFEQLRETFAATHPEITITFTYDGSSVLATQIVNGAPADVFASADEATMAVLTRASLTDGDPVRFASSELVIAVAKGNPLGITSLADLAKPLPADTPPTVVLCAPEVPCGAAARTLLTRNEVRLTPASEEQNVTAVLTRVRSGEADAGLVYASDVQRAAREVSGVSIAGSAEAAGSYLAVPVAGTPHAAAARAFVTFLTSQEAQELLTDLGFGTS